Below is a genomic region from Sulfitobacter sp. OXR-159.
CAGCCATCGCCGGGGGCCGTCACATCGACCCATGCCAGTTCCTCGCGGGTTGAGAGATAGCGCAGGTCGCCTCGCAAACGCTCGGCCCGGGGCAAGAAGGATACCATTGGCACCACCTGCCCGAGCGAGAGAAAACCCAAGGCAGGCCCGCGCTCGGGCACCCTGCCCGCACGGATCAGATCGGCCAGTACCGAGACGCCCAGATGCGCCCCGGATGAGTGGCCGACAACCAGTACCTCGTCGACATCGTCGGTCAGGGCGGCGGCGATGTCATTGCCAAACTGCGCCATGCGGGCTTCCAACTCCGGCGGGTTCGCGCCCCGCGTGGCGGCGGAATAGGCGTAGTCATGCATCAGGTAATAGGCGAAAAACTTGCCGTCTTTCTTTTTAAACCAGCGCAGCAGCGCGATGCCCAGCCCAGTGCCCACTGCCGCGAAGGCGAGCCGCGCCGCCCGATGGTCCGTCACCATTTCAAGGGCGCGATAGGTCAGCAGGCCAAGCGCCACAGCCAGCAGCGCCTGCACAATCAACATCCCCACCGGATAAAGCGCCGCAATCACCGGCCCTTTGCGCAGGCGCATCAGCCGCCAAAGCGCGCCGGAGCCGATGTAGACCCATGCGGTGCGCAGCAACTGCCAATAGGTCGCGGGGATCGAATTGCTCATGCTTTCGCGCACGATGTCGGACCAGACCAGCACTTCGACCTGCGAGGTCACCTGATGACCGTCGATTCCAGCGTTAACGCGCCAGCCGTAATTGCCCTTGCCCGCTTTTGGTTTCAGCGCAATCTCATAGCCCGAAATCGCGGCCTGCGCCGCGCCCTCCTTGCGGTAAAGCTCACGGTAGCGGCGCGGGTGAATCGGATCGTAGCCGGGGATGTAGAACACCCGCCGCGTTTTCACCGTCTTTGCCTGCCCTGTGCTCACCATGCCCGCCCTCTTCTTCGGCATAGTCTAGCCGCAATTCGGGGCAAGATTAAGGCTTATCCTACGGTTGCGAGGATCGGAAAAGTCTCAAGCAGCCAAAAGGAAAAGGCGGTGAATGCGCCGGTCAGCAGCGCCAGACCAACAATTACCAACAGGCCCCCCATGATCCGCTCGATCAGCTTCATATGCGGTTTGATCCGGTTCATCAGCGTCATCGCGCGGGTGATGAACATCGCGGCCAGCAAGAAGGGAATGCCAAGCCCCGCCGCATAGACGCCCAGCAAGAGCGTCCCGCGGGAGACGGAGGCCTCGCTTGCTGCCAGTGACAAGATCGCGCCCAGCTGTGGCCCGATGCAGGGGGTCCAGCCAAAGGCAAAGGCCAGCCCCAAGACATAGGCGCCGAAACTCGACCCGCCCTTGTCGCCCGCATCCATCCGCGCCTCTTGATCGAGAAACGGAATGCGAAAGAGCCCGATGAAATGCAGGCCGAACACAATGATCACCACACCGGAAATTTTAGCGAGAAGCGCCTGATTCTGTAAAAAGAACATCCCAAAGGCCGAGGCGGTGAAGCCCAGTAGGATGAACACAGTGCTCAGCCCCAGCACAAAGAACAACGCCGCCACGACCGCGCGCCGCCGTGCGCTGGATTGGCTGGACATGTCATTGATCGACACGCCCCCCATATAGGCCAGATAGGGCGGCACGATGGGCAGCACGCAGGGCGACAGGAAACTGAAAATCCCGGCAACCAGAGCGATGATCATGGCCGGCAGGATCCCGGCGTCGAGGAGGCTGATTTCAAACATGACTGACTCCTAGACCGAGAGCGGCCCGGCGTCACCTGTCATATTGTCACAAGATCGTGGACCTTGAGAAACTCTTGGATTAACTGATCTTATGGAGATCGAAAAACTAGATGCCACGGGGCTTCTGTGCCCCCTGCCCGTGCTGAAAGCCCGCAAACGACTGGCGGCCCTCGCGCCGGGCGATCAGCTTCATATGACAGCCGATGATCCGGCCGCGGTGATCGACGTGCCGCATTTCTGCGTGGAAGCCGGTCATGCGCTGACCGAAACCCGGACCGAGGGCGCGGCAGAGCTGTATATCATCACCAAAGGCGGCTGAGCCGGACCCGGCCGGAACGCGCGCTTCAACCCTACGACAGAAACGAAAACGGCGGGCCTGAAAGCCCGCCGTTTCCTTTTATATGTCGTGGCTTAGCTGCCCAGTGACCACCAGCCGCGCCGTTTGGGCTTGGGCTTTTCGGCGGGTTGCTCTTCCACCTTTTCGGCCACCGGCTCAGGAGCCGTTTCGGCAGCGGGCGCTTCGGCTTCCACCGGCTGGGCCGTGGGTTCGGGCTGCGGCTCAGGTTGCGGTGCTTCCGCGACAGGTGTGGCCGTTTCCGGCGACGGGGCCGCGATCGGCGCTTCGGTCGGCAGTGCTTCGGTCATCGCCTCGGGCGTGGCTTCGGCAACCGGCTCTACTGGCTTGGCTTTGGCCCGGCTGCGGCGTTTGGGTTTTGGCGCGGGTGCGGCCTCTTCCTCGGTCGCCACGGCGTCTGTTGTCACCGTCTCTTCTGCCGCTTCCGTCACGGGTTTCTTGGTCCGGCGGCTGCGCTTAGCCTTGGGCTTGGGCGTCTCTTCTCCTTCGGTCTCGGCACTGACCTGTGGCGTTTCGCCTTCTGCGGCGGCAAGCGCTTCGGGCGCGGGTTCCGCTTCGGGGGCCAGTTCGGCCTTGGGCTTGCGCGACCGGCTGCGGCTTTTGGGCTTAGGCTTTTCCTCGGCGGCGGGCGCGGCGTCGGTGTCGGCCTGCGCTGCCTGCGCTTCTACCGGTTGCACTTTGTCGCCTTCGTCCGGCTTCGCCGCTTCCTGCTGCTGGCCGCCGTTCTGATCGTCGGCACCATTCTGTTGATCGCCATTGCCATTGCGGCCACGGCCACCCCGGCTGCGACGACGACGGCGGCGGCGTTTGGATTTGCCCTCGCCCTCTTCACCATTGCCGTTGCCATTCCCGTTTCCGTTCTCGGACTGGGCAGCCTCCTGTGCGGCGGGTGCCTCTTCCACTTCGACCTCTGCGGCGCTCTCATCCTCGTCGATCTGATCCATCAGCGATGTATCGACCGAAACGACGTGATCCGAGACGGGCGGCACGGTGCGGGTGGCGGTCTTGAACTTCTCGATGTGGAAATCGGGGCTGACCAAGGTTGGGTCGCCTTCGATCCGCACAGACATGCCGTAACGCATCTCGATATTGGCGATATGCTCACGCTTTTGGTTCATCAGGAAGTTGGCGATGCCCACGGGGGCGCGCACCAGCACTTCGCGGGAGCGGCGGCGGGTGCCCTCTTCCTCGATCTGGCGGATGATCGACAGCGCGAGGTTGTCGTCCGAGCGCACAAGACCGGTGCCGTGGCAGGCGTGGCAAGGCTGGGTCGTCGCCTCGATCATGCCGGGACGCAGACGCTGGCGCGACATTTCCATCAGGCCAAAGCCCGAGATGCGGCCCACTTGGATGCGCGCGCGGTCGGTCTTGAGCTTGTCTTTCATCATCTTTTCGACGGCGGCGTTGTTCTTGCGCTCATCCATGTCGATAAAGTCGATGACAATCAGGCCCGCGAGGTCACGCAGACGCAGCTGACGCGCCACTTCGGCGGCAGCCTCAAGGTTGGTCTTGGTCGCGGTCTGCTCGATCGAACCTTCCTTGGTGGCCCGACCAGAGTTCACGTCAATCGCCACCAGCGCTTCGGTCACGCCGATCACGATATAGCCACCCGAGGGCAGTTGCACCGTGGGGTTGAACATGCCCGAGAGGTAGCTCTCGACCTGATAGCGCGCGAAGAGCGGCAGGCTCTCGTTGTAAAGCTTCACGTTCTTGGCGTGGGACGGCATGATCATTTTCATGAAGTCCTTGGCAATGCGGTAGCCGCGCTCGCCCTCAACGTGGATCTCGTCAATCTCGCGGTTGTAGAGGTCACGGATCGAGCGTTTGATCAGGTCGCCTTCTTCGTAGATTTTCGCGGGCGCGATGGACTTCAGCGTCAGCTCGCGGATCTGCTCCCAGAGGCGCTGGAGGTATTCGTAATCGCGCTTGATCTCGGCCTTGGTGCGTTTCGCGCCTGCGGTGCGCACGATGAGGCCGGCACCTTTCGGCACCTCGATCTCGGTCGC
It encodes:
- a CDS encoding Rne/Rng family ribonuclease: MSKKMLIDATHAEETRVVVVDGNKVEEFDFESENKRQLAGNIYLAKVTRVEPSLQAAFVDYGGNRHGFLAFSEIHPDYYQIPVADRQALLEEERAYAEAQAAKDDEDEKPKRTRSRSRSRSKSQAAETNSDDAVVTAEVADDNSDQIAGMETVDLDSEEGSSPMERVAETPVEEPENGEADTEVAKDDETAVATSDDADASDAQADDADSEDDKGSDATAKDDSIESVADEDDSEDIRLVRKPRPRRYKIQEVIKVRQILLVQVVKEERGNKGAALTTYLSLAGRYCVLMPNTARGGGISRKITNAADRKKLKEIATEIEVPKGAGLIVRTAGAKRTKAEIKRDYEYLQRLWEQIRELTLKSIAPAKIYEEGDLIKRSIRDLYNREIDEIHVEGERGYRIAKDFMKMIMPSHAKNVKLYNESLPLFARYQVESYLSGMFNPTVQLPSGGYIVIGVTEALVAIDVNSGRATKEGSIEQTATKTNLEAAAEVARQLRLRDLAGLIVIDFIDMDERKNNAAVEKMMKDKLKTDRARIQVGRISGFGLMEMSRQRLRPGMIEATTQPCHACHGTGLVRSDDNLALSIIRQIEEEGTRRRSREVLVRAPVGIANFLMNQKREHIANIEMRYGMSVRIEGDPTLVSPDFHIEKFKTATRTVPPVSDHVVSVDTSLMDQIDEDESAAEVEVEEAPAAQEAAQSENGNGNGNGNGEEGEGKSKRRRRRRRSRGGRGRNGNGDQQNGADDQNGGQQQEAAKPDEGDKVQPVEAQAAQADTDAAPAAEEKPKPKSRSRSRKPKAELAPEAEPAPEALAAAEGETPQVSAETEGEETPKPKAKRSRRTKKPVTEAAEETVTTDAVATEEEAAPAPKPKRRSRAKAKPVEPVAEATPEAMTEALPTEAPIAAPSPETATPVAEAPQPEPQPEPTAQPVEAEAPAAETAPEPVAEKVEEQPAEKPKPKRRGWWSLGS
- a CDS encoding cytochrome c biogenesis CcdA family protein, whose product is MFEISLLDAGILPAMIIALVAGIFSFLSPCVLPIVPPYLAYMGGVSINDMSSQSSARRRAVVAALFFVLGLSTVFILLGFTASAFGMFFLQNQALLAKISGVVIIVFGLHFIGLFRIPFLDQEARMDAGDKGGSSFGAYVLGLAFAFGWTPCIGPQLGAILSLAASEASVSRGTLLLGVYAAGLGIPFLLAAMFITRAMTLMNRIKPHMKLIERIMGGLLVIVGLALLTGAFTAFSFWLLETFPILATVG
- a CDS encoding sulfurtransferase TusA family protein, yielding MEIEKLDATGLLCPLPVLKARKRLAALAPGDQLHMTADDPAAVIDVPHFCVEAGHALTETRTEGAAELYIITKGG